The following proteins are co-located in the Sulfurospirillum deleyianum DSM 6946 genome:
- the secF gene encoding protein translocase subunit SecF, with product MEFFSKGKIYNFMKYGRSFVLSTLFLAAISLVLIVTKGFDYGVDFAGGTVVQIKYEAKAPLDKIREDLAKDKMFAGAQITEFGSDEEIVIRFSTVSESVGQDIGDHIRTLLKDTGSFDIRKIDIVGPKIGSELREKGIISAILAVIGILIYVAVRFEWKFAVASIITLVHDITITLGAIILFNIEISLDVLAAVLTLIGYSLNDTIIIFDRIREELEETKNMNFSEIINICVSKTLSRTTITSLLVFFVVLTLYIFGGEIIHGFSFTMLLGVIIGTYSSIFISAPFLTLIGFSVEKYKAKIALREKNKIEKAKMRAMYEKGTV from the coding sequence ATGGAATTTTTTTCAAAAGGTAAAATTTATAATTTTATGAAATACGGACGCTCTTTTGTCCTTTCAACACTTTTTTTAGCAGCCATTTCTTTGGTCTTGATTGTTACAAAGGGTTTTGACTATGGTGTTGATTTTGCTGGAGGAACGGTTGTTCAAATCAAGTACGAGGCGAAAGCCCCTTTAGATAAAATCAGAGAAGATCTTGCAAAAGATAAAATGTTCGCAGGTGCACAAATTACGGAATTTGGTTCTGATGAAGAGATTGTTATTCGCTTTTCAACCGTGAGTGAAAGTGTGGGACAAGATATTGGGGATCATATTCGTACGCTGCTTAAAGATACAGGTAGCTTTGATATTCGAAAAATTGATATTGTGGGTCCTAAAATTGGTAGTGAACTACGTGAAAAGGGAATTATTTCTGCTATTTTAGCTGTTATTGGTATCTTGATTTATGTGGCTGTACGTTTTGAATGGAAATTTGCGGTGGCTTCCATTATTACGCTTGTGCATGATATTACCATTACGTTAGGCGCTATCATTCTTTTTAATATTGAGATTAGCTTGGACGTTTTAGCAGCTGTTTTAACATTAATCGGGTATTCGCTTAATGATACGATTATTATTTTTGATCGTATTCGTGAAGAGCTTGAAGAGACAAAAAATATGAATTTTTCAGAAATTATTAATATTTGTGTTTCTAAAACGCTTTCTCGTACGACTATTACTTCATTATTGGTTTTCTTTGTGGTCTTAACCCTCTATATTTTTGGAGGAGAGATTATTCACGGGTTTAGTTTTACGATGCTTTTAGGTGTTATTATTGGTACTTATAGTTCTATTTTTATCTCTGCTCCCTTTTTAACATTGATTGGATTTAGTGTTGAAAAGTATAAAGCTAAAATTGCGTTGAGAGAGAAAAATAAAATTGAAAAAGCCAAAATGCGTGCCATGTATGAAAAAGGCACGGTTTAA
- the yajC gene encoding preprotein translocase subunit YajC: MQGSANLISSLLPLVVLFAIFYFLVIRPQQKQVKKHKEMIDALKKGDKVITNGGLICEVVKPEEDSIKVKLNDEGVIVKVSRDYISKKIDE, from the coding sequence ATGCAAGGTTCTGCAAATTTAATTTCTTCTTTACTTCCACTCGTTGTTCTTTTTGCGATTTTTTATTTTCTGGTGATTCGTCCACAACAAAAGCAGGTTAAAAAGCACAAAGAGATGATTGATGCCCTTAAAAAAGGTGATAAAGTCATTACCAATGGTGGGTTAATCTGTGAAGTTGTGAAACCTGAAGAGGATTCTATCAAAGTTAAGCTTAATGATGAAGGTGTCATTGTTAAAGTTTCACGCGATTATATTTCAAAGAAAATCGATGAATAA
- the secD gene encoding protein translocase subunit SecD: MNNSRKLNYRLVIFVIAIIFGVGMSMPTFLQSEKGAKISLGLDLQGGLHMLLGVKTEEAIKSKIKSIASSIKFFSQSNDIIIDDLKINGDVLSFTLLDKDEEKKLDEMIKTISGLQSEKTGLAYTLSLEDKEKELTKEYAISQAIETIRNRLDQFGLAEPNVAKQGNDKILVELPGIKNAEDEQRARELIAKAAHLQLMAVDEKKQDRANTMSPTEAAQYGDVILSDAKSDTIRYVLKEIPILDGSMLTDAKVGFSDMKQPVINFTLNSEGAKIFGDFTASNIGNRLAIVLDNKVYSAPNIRERIGGGSGQISGGFSVKEAHDVAIALRSGALLAPVTLLEKRSVGPSLGADSIQASSLALISGFFLIVAFLIMYYHMAGVFASIALLVNFILLIAIMALFGATLTLPGMAGIVLSLGMAVDANVIINERIRELLRQGIAIRQAVEKGYENAMSAIVDGNLTLAVSSIILYVYGTGPIKGFAISMLIGNLISMLTAILGTHGMYEALMSYIEKKHSINFWFGMKKRGH, from the coding sequence ATGAATAACAGTAGAAAATTGAACTATCGTTTAGTCATTTTTGTTATTGCTATTATTTTTGGAGTAGGCATGTCAATGCCTACATTTTTGCAAAGTGAAAAAGGGGCAAAAATCTCTTTAGGTCTTGATCTTCAAGGTGGTCTTCATATGCTTTTAGGCGTTAAAACCGAAGAAGCTATCAAATCAAAAATAAAATCTATCGCTTCAAGTATCAAATTTTTCTCCCAAAGCAATGACATAATTATTGATGATTTGAAAATCAATGGTGATGTGCTTTCTTTTACTCTTTTAGATAAGGATGAAGAGAAAAAGCTTGATGAGATGATTAAAACGATTAGTGGATTGCAGAGTGAAAAAACAGGTTTAGCGTATACTCTTTCTCTTGAAGATAAAGAAAAAGAGCTGACTAAAGAGTATGCGATTTCTCAAGCCATAGAGACAATTCGTAACCGTTTGGATCAATTTGGTTTGGCTGAACCCAATGTCGCTAAACAAGGAAACGATAAAATTTTAGTTGAACTTCCTGGTATTAAAAATGCAGAAGATGAGCAACGTGCTCGTGAATTGATTGCTAAAGCAGCGCATTTACAACTCATGGCAGTGGATGAAAAAAAACAAGACCGTGCCAATACGATGAGTCCAACAGAAGCAGCACAATATGGTGATGTTATCTTAAGTGATGCTAAGAGCGATACCATTCGTTATGTTCTCAAAGAGATTCCTATCTTGGATGGAAGTATGCTCACGGACGCTAAAGTTGGTTTTAGCGATATGAAACAGCCTGTGATTAATTTTACGCTTAATTCAGAAGGTGCAAAAATTTTTGGTGACTTTACAGCGAGTAATATTGGAAATCGTTTAGCCATCGTTTTAGATAATAAAGTCTATTCTGCACCGAATATCCGTGAGCGTATTGGTGGGGGAAGTGGTCAAATTAGTGGTGGTTTTAGTGTGAAAGAAGCACACGATGTTGCGATTGCTTTGCGTAGTGGTGCATTATTGGCTCCTGTAACTTTGCTAGAGAAACGCAGTGTGGGTCCATCGTTAGGAGCAGATAGTATTCAAGCAAGTTCTCTTGCCTTGATTTCTGGATTTTTCTTAATTGTTGCTTTTTTGATTATGTATTATCATATGGCTGGTGTATTTGCAAGTATTGCTTTATTGGTCAATTTTATACTTTTGATTGCTATTATGGCACTTTTTGGAGCCACTTTAACACTCCCTGGTATGGCAGGTATCGTTTTAAGCCTCGGTATGGCAGTCGATGCGAATGTTATTATTAATGAACGTATTCGAGAATTACTGCGTCAAGGCATTGCCATTAGGCAGGCGGTTGAAAAAGGGTATGAAAATGCGATGAGTGCGATTGTAGATGGTAATTTAACCTTAGCCGTCTCTTCTATTATTTTGTATGTCTATGGTACGGGACCTATCAAAGGTTTTGCTATTAGCATGCTGATTGGTAACTTAATCTCAATGTTGACAGCGATTTTAGGAACGCATGGCATGTATGAGGCATTGATGTCTTATATAGAGAAAAAGCATAGCATTAATTTTTGGTTTGGCATGAAAAAGAGAGGTCACTAA
- the leuS gene encoding leucine--tRNA ligase, translating into MQYNPLEIEKKWQKTWDETQAFEPSTDFSKAKKYILSMFPYPSGRIHMGHVRNYTIGDAIARHHRKNGFNVLHPIGWDSFGMPAENAAIKHGVHPKKWTYENIDYMRKELASLGLSFSKKREFAASDVLYTKHEQRIFIEMFNKGLVYQKSATLNWCNTCQTVLANEQVEEGCCWRCDNPVEQRLLPGYYLKITQYAQELLDDCEKLKAGWPNQVLTMQENWIGRSEGLEFSFNLSDDAKAKLAHQFESYKVFTTRPDTIYGVSYSALAPEHAIVNYLIEHKLLSEEKIAQIKAMQRVGARERAQAPKEGVSLEIEVMHPLTGKKVPVWVANFVLIEYGGGAVMAVPAHDERDFEFASKYNLPIIQSIESNTPFDGTCATTEYGTLVNSAEFSGLASKEAQKAIIAHFEAQKMGTKVINYKLRDWGISRQRYWGAPIPMIHCPKCGLVPEKFENLPVALPDDVEIKGEGNPLDKHPTWKYTTCPCCGENAIRETDTMDTFFQSSWYFLRYTTDPSLWNDVPFDKESANYWMNVDQYIGGIEHAILHLLYARFFTKVLRDLGYVNTDEPFANLLTQGMVLKDGSKMSKSKGNTVDPDAIIKTYGADTARLFILFAAPPQKELEWNDSAVEGAFRFLKRFAQKSENAFTCKKIPDINHATLSKESKYARKKVYEALKKSNEIFEGGYTFNTLIAACMEALNALSDQNDANVWSEGYFVLLNVLEPIIPHVCWEMSETLFGCANFSPITIKEEVFVEESMILAVTVNGKKRSEIEVETSISKEEALRRGKESAAKWLEGSEVIKEIYVPNKLINLVVK; encoded by the coding sequence ATGCAGTACAATCCTTTAGAAATTGAGAAAAAATGGCAAAAAACATGGGATGAAACCCAAGCGTTTGAGCCATCCACTGATTTTAGCAAAGCAAAAAAATATATTTTAAGTATGTTTCCTTATCCTAGTGGGCGTATTCATATGGGACACGTGCGTAACTATACGATTGGGGATGCGATCGCACGACATCATCGTAAAAATGGCTTTAATGTACTGCACCCTATTGGTTGGGATAGTTTTGGTATGCCAGCAGAAAATGCGGCGATTAAGCATGGGGTACATCCGAAAAAATGGACGTATGAAAATATTGATTATATGCGTAAAGAACTTGCTTCTTTGGGACTCTCTTTTTCTAAAAAACGAGAGTTTGCCGCCAGCGATGTGCTTTATACGAAACATGAACAGCGTATTTTTATTGAGATGTTTAATAAAGGCTTGGTGTATCAAAAAAGTGCCACGCTAAATTGGTGTAACACTTGCCAAACTGTTCTTGCCAATGAGCAAGTCGAAGAGGGATGTTGTTGGAGGTGTGATAACCCAGTAGAACAGCGTTTGCTCCCCGGTTACTACCTCAAAATCACACAGTATGCTCAAGAGTTACTTGATGATTGTGAAAAACTCAAAGCGGGTTGGCCCAATCAAGTTTTAACCATGCAAGAAAATTGGATTGGACGCAGTGAAGGGTTGGAATTTTCGTTTAACTTAAGTGATGATGCTAAGGCAAAACTTGCTCATCAGTTTGAGAGTTATAAAGTTTTTACCACGCGTCCTGACACGATTTATGGGGTGAGTTATTCTGCTTTAGCGCCTGAACATGCGATTGTGAACTATTTGATTGAGCATAAACTTTTAAGTGAAGAGAAGATTGCGCAGATTAAAGCGATGCAACGTGTGGGGGCACGTGAGCGTGCTCAAGCACCTAAAGAGGGTGTGAGTTTAGAGATAGAGGTCATGCATCCTTTAACAGGTAAAAAAGTGCCTGTTTGGGTAGCAAATTTTGTCTTAATCGAATACGGTGGGGGTGCTGTTATGGCAGTTCCAGCCCATGATGAGCGTGATTTTGAATTTGCAAGCAAATATAATTTACCCATTATTCAAAGTATTGAGAGTAACACACCTTTTGATGGTACATGCGCAACGACTGAATACGGTACACTTGTGAACTCTGCTGAGTTTAGTGGTCTTGCATCGAAAGAGGCTCAAAAAGCCATTATTGCTCATTTTGAAGCACAGAAAATGGGTACCAAAGTCATTAATTACAAATTGCGTGATTGGGGAATTAGCCGTCAGCGTTATTGGGGTGCGCCAATTCCGATGATTCATTGTCCCAAATGCGGACTGGTTCCTGAAAAATTTGAAAATCTTCCTGTTGCCTTGCCTGATGATGTTGAAATTAAAGGTGAAGGCAATCCTTTGGATAAACATCCAACATGGAAATATACAACGTGCCCGTGTTGTGGTGAGAATGCGATTCGTGAAACCGATACCATGGATACTTTTTTCCAATCCAGTTGGTATTTTTTACGCTATACCACAGACCCGTCCTTGTGGAATGATGTTCCTTTTGATAAAGAGAGTGCCAATTATTGGATGAACGTAGACCAATATATTGGGGGTATTGAGCATGCGATTTTACATCTTTTGTATGCACGCTTTTTTACCAAAGTGCTTCGTGATTTAGGCTATGTCAATACCGATGAGCCGTTTGCCAATCTTTTAACCCAAGGTATGGTGCTTAAAGATGGCTCGAAGATGAGTAAAAGTAAAGGCAACACCGTTGATCCTGATGCTATTATTAAGACCTATGGAGCGGATACGGCACGTCTGTTTATTTTATTTGCAGCGCCTCCTCAAAAAGAGTTGGAGTGGAATGACAGTGCGGTTGAAGGAGCGTTTCGTTTCTTAAAACGCTTTGCGCAAAAGAGTGAAAATGCTTTTACATGTAAAAAGATTCCAGACATTAATCATGCAACACTTTCTAAAGAGTCAAAATATGCTCGTAAAAAAGTGTATGAAGCATTGAAAAAATCGAATGAGATTTTTGAGGGTGGATATACCTTTAATACATTGATTGCGGCATGTATGGAAGCGCTCAATGCTCTAAGTGATCAAAACGATGCGAATGTGTGGAGTGAGGGATATTTTGTGCTTTTAAATGTTTTAGAACCGATTATTCCGCATGTATGCTGGGAGATGAGCGAAACACTGTTTGGGTGTGCGAATTTTTCACCCATTACCATCAAAGAAGAAGTTTTTGTAGAAGAGAGTATGATACTTGCCGTAACCGTGAATGGTAAAAAACGCTCTGAAATTGAAGTTGAAACCTCTATCTCAAAAGAGGAAGCCCTAAGACGTGGCAAAGAGAGTGCTGCAAAATGGTTAGAGGGCAGTGAAGTGATTAAAGAGATTTATGTCCCTAATAAATTGATTAACTTGGTGGTAAAGTAA
- a CDS encoding apolipoprotein N-acyltransferase — protein MQNLAWKSFVRKIFDIYFTRIYIIKAFVIALCLCAFIYFSYFELTSLLLNSLFAFLGFYLLLGEHRAVWFWSGFFTGILWFYWISFSFVYYDLAFLIPFVILGVALIYAFLFWLIGKLSSCIYVQAPLLFGLNFVDPFGFNWLKLQLTLLDSYFSTTSLVFGLFLLSTALLKALPKWFKTLSIAPLILALLWQPPTHLTPPVLDVALPTIHVPQSQRWDAAYQKEAITLNFSLIEEAIANKKELIILPESAFPLYLNLAPKLIDALKTYSQKIAIVTGALTYEENQGFFNSSYFFHQGEMQIAHKVVLVPFGEEVPFPAFMITIINQLFFDGAKDYQKAKEPFDFVINKASFRNAICFEATTDTLFKGNPKQMIAISNNAWFYPSIEQTLQHLLLRYYAKKYQTVIYHSANSGKSGVILP, from the coding sequence TTGCAGAACCTTGCATGGAAATCCTTTGTTAGAAAAATTTTTGATATTTATTTTACCCGCATTTATATAATAAAAGCCTTTGTTATAGCACTTTGCCTTTGTGCTTTTATTTACTTTAGTTATTTTGAGCTCACCTCTTTACTTCTCAATTCCCTTTTCGCTTTTCTAGGATTTTACCTTCTTTTAGGGGAGCATCGTGCAGTATGGTTTTGGAGTGGTTTCTTTACAGGTATTTTATGGTTTTATTGGATTAGTTTTAGTTTTGTCTATTACGACCTTGCTTTTCTTATTCCTTTCGTGATTCTTGGTGTTGCCCTGATCTATGCGTTTTTATTTTGGCTGATAGGTAAACTCTCTTCTTGCATCTATGTTCAAGCGCCTCTTCTGTTTGGTCTTAATTTTGTTGATCCTTTTGGGTTTAATTGGCTCAAACTTCAACTCACGCTCTTAGACAGTTATTTTTCAACAACCTCTCTTGTCTTTGGCTTATTTTTACTGAGTACTGCACTCCTTAAAGCACTTCCAAAATGGTTTAAAACCCTCTCTATCGCACCTTTAATCCTTGCACTCCTGTGGCAACCCCCTACACATTTAACACCACCTGTGTTGGATGTTGCGTTACCCACTATACATGTCCCTCAATCACAGCGTTGGGATGCTGCGTATCAAAAAGAGGCAATTACGCTTAATTTTTCATTGATTGAAGAGGCTATCGCAAACAAAAAAGAGTTGATTATTTTGCCAGAGAGCGCTTTTCCACTCTACCTAAACCTAGCACCTAAACTCATAGACGCACTGAAAACCTATTCACAGAAAATTGCGATTGTTACAGGCGCACTGACCTATGAAGAAAATCAAGGATTTTTTAACTCATCCTACTTTTTTCATCAAGGAGAGATGCAGATCGCTCATAAAGTGGTGTTGGTTCCTTTTGGAGAGGAAGTACCTTTCCCTGCGTTTATGATCACGATCATTAATCAACTCTTTTTCGATGGGGCAAAAGATTATCAAAAGGCAAAAGAACCGTTTGATTTTGTGATAAATAAAGCCTCTTTTAGAAACGCAATCTGTTTTGAAGCAACGACTGATACACTTTTTAAAGGAAATCCAAAACAGATGATAGCCATTAGCAATAACGCATGGTTTTATCCTTCTATTGAACAAACCTTACAACATTTACTGCTACGCTACTACGCAAAGAAGTATCAAACGGTGATTTACCACAGTGCCAACAGTGGTAAAAGTGGAGTGATTTTACCGTAA